Genomic window (Propionibacteriaceae bacterium ZF39):
TGCGCGCGCTGCCCGGCGACCCCGCCCGCGCCCTACTTGGCGAAAAGGGCACTGCCGAGGCCGTCGCGCGACTCAATGAGCAATACGGCTTCAACGAGCCCCTTCTGACGCAATACGTGAAATACGTCGGGCAGCTGCTCCAGGGCAATTTCGGAGCTTCCCCGCGCACGGGCGAGCCGGTGCTCGCCACCTTCATCGACCGCTTCCCGGCCACGATCGAGTTGGCCCTGGCGGCATTGCTCTTCGCCGTGGTCGTGGGCATCCCGCTCGGCTACTTCGCCGCCAAGCGCGCCGGCGGCATGCTGGACCTCGTCGCGGTCGGCAGCTCCCTGCTCGGCGTGGTCATCCCCGTCTTCGTGCTGGCGTACCTCCTGAAGGTTGTCTTCGCTATCGGCCTGCCGGGGCTGGAGTTCCTTGCGGTCCTGCCGTCGTCCGGTCGCCAGGACGTGCGGCTCGATGCAACGCACATCACCAATCTCTATGTGCTCGACGGCCTGCTGACACGGGAGTGGGATGCGGCCTGGGATGCGTTCAAGCACCTGATGCTGCCGGCGCTCGCACTGGGTTCGATCCCGCTGGCCGCCATCACGCGCATGACGCGGGCCTCGGTGCTCGAAGTGCTCGGTGAGGACTACGTGCGCACCGCGACGGCCAAGGGCCTCGCGAAGTCGCTCATCACCCGCCGGCATGTCCTCAAGAACGCAATGCTCCCCGTCACGACGACCATCGGCCTGCTCACCGGGCAGTTGTTGTCGGGAGCCGTGCTGACCGAGTCGGTCTTCGCGTTCAACGGCATCGGCTCCTATCTGTTCGAGGCGATTTCGAGCCTCGACTACGCGGTGCTGCAGGGATTCATCATCTTCATCGCCATCGTCTATGCGTTGGTGAACCTGATCGTCGACCTGCTCTATGGCGTGTTCGACCCGAGGATGCGTGTGCAATGAGCGAACTGACACCCGGACGGCTCGATCCGTCCGTGAGCGCGCCCGACGATCTGGACGAGGCGCGCCCCGAGATCCCCGACGAGCAGGGCGTACGCCGCCCCCAGTCGCTCATCGACGCCATGGGCCCGCAGGCCGACGGCAACGAAACCGGCACCAGCCTGTGGGTGGGTGCGTTCCGTCGGCTGCGCCGCGACCCGGCGGCGATCGTCGGAGCCGTCATCGTGACGGCGTTCATCCTCGTGGCCGTGCTGGCACCGTGGCTCGCTCCCTATCGGCCGGGTTCGGTCGAGTGGGCCAGCCAGATCACGCCCACCTCTCTGCCCGAGTTCAGT
Coding sequences:
- a CDS encoding ABC transporter permease, whose protein sequence is MLRFIVRRLLLLVPVLFGLSVLLFIWLRALPGDPARALLGEKGTAEAVARLNEQYGFNEPLLTQYVKYVGQLLQGNFGASPRTGEPVLATFIDRFPATIELALAALLFAVVVGIPLGYFAAKRAGGMLDLVAVGSSLLGVVIPVFVLAYLLKVVFAIGLPGLEFLAVLPSSGRQDVRLDATHITNLYVLDGLLTREWDAAWDAFKHLMLPALALGSIPLAAITRMTRASVLEVLGEDYVRTATAKGLAKSLITRRHVLKNAMLPVTTTIGLLTGQLLSGAVLTESVFAFNGIGSYLFEAISSLDYAVLQGFIIFIAIVYALVNLIVDLLYGVFDPRMRVQ